A single Chryseobacterium sp. DNA region contains:
- the cas1 gene encoding type II CRISPR-associated endonuclease Cas1 — translation MITRSIYIGNPAYLKLKDEQMKILCPETKAEKGSVPVEDLGLLMLDHFQITISHQLIQKMMGNNVVVISCDAQHLPHGMMLPIYGHTEHSDRVKDQLEASEPLKKQLWKQTVECKIENQKNLLMRLGNYFEPMLEYKSNVKSGDITNMEGIAAQHYWKYLISLDFLRERFGDAPNQFFNFGYSVLRSIVARSIVETGLLPVLGIFHKNKYNPYCLADDLMEPYRPFIDMLVMDWLKRNPQTDELTKEYKAHILQIATKDVRIDDKRRPLLVAVKTTATSLYKCYTGEKRLISYPELI, via the coding sequence ATGATCACCCGTTCTATTTACATTGGTAACCCTGCTTATCTTAAGCTTAAAGATGAGCAGATGAAAATTCTTTGTCCTGAAACGAAAGCAGAGAAAGGAAGTGTTCCTGTCGAAGATCTGGGATTGCTCATGCTGGATCATTTTCAGATTACGATTTCTCATCAGCTGATCCAGAAAATGATGGGCAACAATGTAGTAGTGATCAGCTGCGATGCACAACATTTACCCCACGGAATGATGCTTCCGATTTATGGTCATACAGAACATTCTGACCGTGTAAAGGATCAGCTGGAGGCAAGTGAGCCTTTAAAAAAGCAGCTTTGGAAGCAGACGGTGGAATGCAAAATTGAGAATCAGAAAAATCTGCTCATGCGTTTGGGAAACTATTTTGAACCTATGCTGGAGTATAAGAGCAATGTAAAAAGTGGTGATATTACCAACATGGAAGGTATTGCAGCCCAGCATTACTGGAAATATTTAATCAGTCTTGATTTTCTAAGAGAAAGGTTCGGAGATGCTCCCAATCAGTTTTTTAACTTTGGATATTCGGTTCTAAGAAGTATTGTCGCAAGATCCATTGTGGAAACAGGTTTACTTCCTGTACTGGGAATTTTTCATAAAAATAAATATAATCCCTACTGTCTGGCGGATGACCTGATGGAGCCTTACCGTCCATTCATCGACATGCTGGTAATGGACTGGCTGAAGAGAAATCCACAGACAGACGAATTGACAAAAGAATATAAAGCTCATATTTTGCAGATTGCAACGAAAGATGTGAGGATAGATGATAAAAGAAGGCCTTTGTTGGTCGCAGTAAAAACAACTGCAACTTCGCTATATAAATGCTATACAGGAGAAAAACGACTGATATCCTATCCTGAACTGATATGA
- a CDS encoding Tex family protein — translation MTTVEFIQKQLDISEKSITNTLQLLAEDCTIPFIARYRKDKTGNLDETQIEQIAKISKQFEEIKKRKESILKSIEEQNALTPELHQRIEESYDLQELEDLYLPFKKRKKTKADAAKEKGLEPLAKIIMSQKNNDVHFLASHYVNNEVSSEEEALQGARDIMAEWINENMYVRKNLRRLFQRKAVVTSKVVKAKKEEEDAQKFSQYFEWEENLSRTPSHRLLAMLRAEAEGFVKTNVGIDKEEAIDFIEKAIIKSGNESSDQIALAIKDSYKRLLEPAISNEALQEAKEKADKKAIEIFSENLSQLLLAPPLGEKRILAIDPGYRSGCKVVCLDEKGDLLHNETLYPHAPQNESGMAMKKIRSMVNAYHIEAISIGNGTASRETEFFIKKIAFDKPLQVFVVSEAGASVYSASKIARDEFPSYDVTVRGAVSIGRRLSDPLAELVKIDPKSIGVGQYQHDVDQTQLKNELDSTVMKCVNSVGINLNTASKSLLSYVSGIGEKMAENIVSYRTENGAFENRKQLKKVPRLGEKAFQQAAAFVRISNAENPLDNSAVHPEAYGIVEKMAKDLGIKTNELIANKEKIASVQPENYITEDIGIFGIKDILKELEKPGLDPRKVAKVFEFDPNVKSIKDLKAGMILPGIVNNITAFGCFVDLGIKESGLVHISQLKDGFVSDVNDVVKLHQHVRVKVTEVDEARKRVQLSMIL, via the coding sequence ATGACGACCGTAGAATTTATACAGAAACAGCTCGATATTTCTGAAAAGAGCATTACCAATACCCTTCAACTTTTAGCAGAAGACTGCACGATCCCTTTTATTGCCCGTTACCGAAAAGATAAGACCGGAAACCTGGATGAAACCCAGATTGAACAGATCGCAAAGATTAGCAAACAGTTTGAAGAGATCAAAAAGAGAAAAGAAAGTATTTTAAAATCTATAGAGGAGCAGAATGCTTTAACGCCCGAACTTCACCAGAGAATAGAAGAAAGCTATGATCTCCAGGAACTGGAAGACCTATATCTGCCTTTTAAAAAGCGTAAGAAGACTAAAGCGGATGCTGCCAAAGAAAAAGGACTGGAACCTTTAGCCAAAATCATTATGAGTCAGAAAAATAATGATGTACACTTCCTTGCTTCCCACTATGTAAATAATGAAGTTTCCTCTGAAGAAGAAGCCCTTCAGGGTGCCAGAGATATTATGGCAGAATGGATCAATGAAAATATGTACGTGCGTAAAAACCTGCGAAGATTATTTCAGCGTAAGGCTGTTGTTACCTCCAAGGTGGTAAAGGCTAAAAAAGAAGAGGAAGATGCCCAGAAGTTCTCCCAGTATTTTGAATGGGAAGAAAACCTCAGCAGAACTCCTTCCCACAGGCTTTTAGCTATGTTGAGAGCGGAAGCGGAAGGCTTTGTGAAAACCAATGTGGGAATCGACAAAGAGGAAGCGATTGATTTCATTGAAAAAGCAATTATCAAGTCCGGCAATGAAAGTTCAGATCAGATTGCCCTGGCAATAAAAGACAGCTACAAAAGGCTTCTTGAGCCGGCTATTTCCAACGAAGCATTACAGGAAGCCAAAGAAAAAGCAGATAAAAAAGCGATTGAGATCTTCTCTGAAAACTTAAGCCAGCTGCTTTTGGCTCCGCCATTGGGTGAGAAAAGAATCTTAGCTATAGACCCAGGGTACCGAAGCGGCTGTAAAGTAGTCTGCCTGGATGAAAAAGGAGATCTTCTTCATAACGAAACCCTTTACCCTCATGCGCCACAGAATGAAAGCGGAATGGCGATGAAAAAAATCCGCTCCATGGTGAATGCCTACCATATTGAGGCGATCTCTATCGGAAACGGAACGGCAAGCCGTGAAACGGAATTTTTCATTAAAAAGATCGCTTTTGATAAGCCACTGCAGGTTTTTGTGGTTTCGGAAGCGGGAGCCTCGGTCTATTCAGCAAGTAAAATTGCAAGAGACGAATTCCCAAGCTATGATGTGACGGTGCGTGGTGCTGTTTCTATCGGAAGAAGGCTTTCTGACCCGTTAGCTGAACTGGTAAAAATAGATCCCAAATCTATTGGCGTAGGGCAATATCAGCATGATGTAGACCAGACCCAGCTGAAAAACGAACTGGACTCTACAGTGATGAAATGTGTGAACTCCGTGGGGATTAATCTCAATACCGCCAGTAAATCTCTCCTGAGCTATGTTTCGGGAATCGGTGAGAAAATGGCAGAAAATATTGTCAGCTACCGCACGGAGAACGGAGCCTTTGAAAACAGGAAACAGCTGAAGAAAGTGCCGAGACTGGGAGAAAAAGCTTTCCAGCAGGCTGCTGCTTTTGTGAGAATCTCAAATGCTGAAAATCCTTTGGATAATTCTGCCGTACACCCTGAAGCCTATGGAATTGTAGAAAAAATGGCTAAAGATCTGGGTATTAAAACCAATGAACTGATCGCCAATAAAGAAAAAATAGCATCGGTACAACCTGAAAATTATATTACAGAGGATATCGGAATCTTCGGGATTAAAGATATTTTAAAAGAACTTGAAAAACCGGGATTAGATCCGAGAAAGGTGGCTAAAGTGTTTGAATTTGATCCTAATGTGAAAAGCATTAAAGATTTAAAAGCAGGAATGATCCTTCCGGGAATTGTCAACAATATTACAGCTTTTGGATGTTTTGTAGACCTGGGTATTAAAGAAAGCGGACTGGTGCATATTTCCCAGCTGAAAGACGGATTTGTTTCCGATGTGAATGACGTGGTAAAACTCCACCAGCATGTCAGGGTAAAAGTAACGGAAGTGGATGAGGCAAGAAAAAGAGTGCAGCTGAGCATGATCCTCTAA
- a CDS encoding GLPGLI family protein: MTFKKNYFTIFFVMFFLHGLAQQVHVKYYHVRSPIATLYEDLYIKDNDVISIQDSIVNFNSNGTMSAVKPNGKSLSKNYFISKLQDNGESKDFFFTGLDRDTKYFIHDNVAKPVWKIDETKTKKILGYNCIKATANFRGSEVTAYFTKELPYSAGPFKFYGLPGLILDIREENKNFNIWKADKVELSVDPNINFTPKLSSYPKITMKEFIELKDGTQKNEMNDLLNRMPAGTKVQNDSKGRAGLEKKFEFEQMYAH; this comes from the coding sequence ATGACTTTTAAAAAAAATTATTTTACGATATTTTTTGTAATGTTTTTTTTGCATGGACTTGCGCAGCAGGTCCATGTAAAATATTATCATGTAAGGTCTCCTATTGCGACCTTATATGAAGACCTATACATAAAAGATAATGATGTCATATCAATTCAGGATTCAATAGTTAACTTCAATAGCAATGGTACTATGTCTGCGGTAAAGCCAAATGGGAAGTCATTAAGTAAGAATTATTTTATTTCAAAGCTTCAAGACAATGGAGAATCAAAAGATTTTTTCTTTACTGGCCTTGACAGAGACACAAAATACTTTATCCACGATAATGTAGCTAAGCCGGTTTGGAAAATTGACGAGACGAAAACAAAAAAAATTCTCGGATATAACTGTATTAAGGCAACTGCAAACTTTAGAGGCTCAGAGGTCACGGCCTATTTTACAAAAGAATTACCTTATTCCGCCGGACCTTTTAAATTTTATGGACTCCCTGGTTTAATCTTAGATATCAGAGAAGAAAATAAAAATTTTAATATCTGGAAAGCTGATAAAGTGGAATTAAGTGTTGATCCAAATATTAATTTTACTCCAAAACTAAGCAGCTATCCAAAAATAACAATGAAAGAGTTTATTGAGTTGAAAGACGGAACTCAGAAAAATGAAATGAATGATTTGCTAAATAGAATGCCAGCCGGCACAAAAGTTCAAAATGATTCTAAAGGCAGGGCAGGCCTCGAAAAGAAATTTGAATTTGAGCAAATGTATGCTCATTAA
- a CDS encoding HAD family hydrolase: MSTKNLIFDLDGTLWDPRATIIKIWNEVLNKHQLIKKDLKPEDMDPYMGLLANDIVKDIVPGISDLQVQEILSEIVAQENEVLRIQGGILYEGVENTLKSLTNTHHLFIVSNCQDGYIEAFLEYYQFSNLFTDFESHGRTRKPKSDNIQLLMERNQVSVKDSVYIGDTQTDYDAAGSNGLPFIFCRYGFGKLTDPSYEPSIVKFSDLGTGLSGLIK; the protein is encoded by the coding sequence TTGAGTACGAAGAACTTAATTTTCGATCTTGACGGTACTTTATGGGACCCAAGAGCGACGATCATTAAAATATGGAATGAGGTTTTAAACAAACACCAGCTGATAAAAAAAGATCTGAAACCTGAAGATATGGATCCGTACATGGGATTACTGGCCAATGATATCGTTAAAGATATTGTTCCCGGAATTTCAGATCTGCAGGTTCAGGAAATCCTTTCTGAAATTGTAGCTCAGGAAAATGAGGTGCTGCGTATACAGGGCGGGATTTTGTATGAAGGTGTTGAAAACACATTGAAAAGCCTTACCAATACCCATCATCTTTTTATTGTAAGCAACTGTCAGGACGGATATATTGAGGCTTTTTTAGAATACTATCAGTTCAGCAATCTGTTTACGGATTTTGAATCTCACGGCAGAACCCGGAAACCAAAATCAGATAACATACAACTCCTTATGGAGAGAAATCAGGTATCCGTTAAAGACTCTGTATACATTGGCGATACCCAAACGGATTACGATGCCGCCGGTTCTAATGGGCTGCCCTTTATTTTCTGCAGATATGGCTTCGGAAAACTCACCGACCCATCCTATGAACCTTCTATTGTAAAATTTTCAGACCTGGGGACCGGTCTTTCCGGACTTATAAAATAA
- a CDS encoding DUF1294 domain-containing protein encodes MIYVLSVTNLLSFIIFGIDKKLAVQHKRRISENTLLGLSLVGGILGAAAGMIVFNHKVSKKSFLVKFILVVLIDLVVLYRLIRH; translated from the coding sequence ATGATTTACGTACTGTCGGTAACCAACCTGTTGAGCTTTATTATTTTTGGAATTGATAAAAAACTTGCGGTTCAGCATAAAAGAAGAATATCTGAAAATACTCTTTTAGGACTCTCTCTTGTTGGCGGAATACTGGGAGCTGCTGCGGGAATGATCGTATTTAATCATAAAGTCTCTAAAAAATCATTCCTGGTCAAGTTTATCCTGGTGGTTTTAATTGATCTTGTAGTACTTTATCGGTTGATAAGACATTGA
- a CDS encoding YceI family protein has protein sequence MKKISVIALVGVGLLAASCNNKEKSSTGVATEQAVAESKGEVLAVDAATSVVNWKATHKGGMAPRWGTLSVKSGDISVDGGQVSAGNFVIDMNSIKVDPASVTEKDKKPADLEAHLKNPDFFDTAKNPTSDFKITSVTDLKEAPKDAVAGANKTVSGNLTLSGKTMNVTFPAKVEVADNSASIQAKFTVNRADWGIKFGTSEADPAEWMISKDIEIAIDVKAKK, from the coding sequence ATGAAAAAAATTAGCGTAATTGCATTAGTAGGAGTAGGATTGCTGGCAGCATCATGTAATAATAAAGAAAAATCAAGTACGGGAGTGGCTACTGAACAGGCCGTCGCAGAAAGCAAAGGAGAGGTGTTGGCCGTGGACGCCGCCACTTCTGTGGTAAACTGGAAAGCTACCCACAAAGGAGGTATGGCACCTCGTTGGGGAACACTGAGTGTAAAATCAGGAGATATAAGTGTTGACGGAGGTCAGGTTTCTGCAGGAAACTTTGTGATCGATATGAATTCTATCAAAGTGGATCCGGCTTCAGTAACTGAGAAGGATAAAAAACCGGCAGATCTGGAAGCTCACCTGAAAAATCCTGATTTCTTTGATACGGCGAAAAATCCTACTTCAGATTTCAAGATTACAAGTGTTACAGATTTGAAAGAAGCACCGAAAGATGCAGTTGCCGGAGCTAATAAAACAGTAAGTGGAAACCTTACATTATCAGGAAAAACAATGAATGTTACTTTCCCTGCAAAAGTAGAGGTAGCGGATAATTCAGCTTCTATTCAGGCTAAGTTTACCGTAAACAGAGCTGATTGGGGAATCAAATTCGGTACTTCAGAAGCAGATCCTGCGGAATGGATGATCAGCAAAGACATCGAAATTGCCATTGATGTAAAAGCTAAAAAATAA
- a CDS encoding M43 family zinc metalloprotease gives MNKLYLSLISSFVALSSFQSLAAQRRHINLFGKNYPEQDIPRYGKDIICASSEYEDYLKRTYPERASVEDFEKWMAVKLKEGRQQKSYNNGIITIPVVVHVLHSGQPIGTGPNISDNQILSQITVLNQDFRRMSGTPGWNTSSVGGDALIQFALAKVDPKGNPTNGIDRVKYCDYDFGEVPTRVKPETVWNPEKYMNVWIFDTAGIGAFAQFPSTSDIPGIPSYVGEAVTDGITVDYTLFGSADYDDGTFHLKNNDVRGRTATHEVGHFLGLRHIWGDNFCSTDFCDDTPVHYMSNYGCPTHPKPNSCGSSDEMFENYMDYTSDACKNIFTQDQIARMAVVLNNSPRRAGLKSSVADQAIPLFANDAELKIERSCNTNTAQSCTPYYLEFSLYNRGTANLTSADISYTVSGGSTQTYHWTGSVLPGQSDTFSVPVPAGAAAGNVFAYITEVNNVTDQRSSNNTAIGRYIPPVNVQSYGFSSVKLQLQLDMYPFETDWQLTNSTGTVLYSGGPYSNNSMGLITEIWNLNPDECYIFTINDKAGNGICCGFGEGKITLKSADDSVIIYHWIGKFNHTQSIAFKLDSQLSTKETEKPKLQIFPIPATDILSISNVSDNTDFIITNEAGQMISSGKIRNNMIPIAQLTPGNYILSILGKDSRIHLKFIKK, from the coding sequence ATGAATAAACTTTACTTATCATTGATCTCTTCTTTTGTTGCCTTGAGCTCATTCCAATCTCTTGCTGCTCAGAGAAGGCACATAAACCTGTTTGGAAAAAATTATCCGGAGCAGGATATTCCCAGGTACGGAAAAGATATTATCTGTGCATCTTCTGAATATGAAGATTATTTAAAAAGGACCTATCCCGAGAGAGCCTCCGTTGAAGACTTTGAAAAATGGATGGCTGTAAAACTTAAAGAAGGACGGCAGCAAAAATCATACAACAACGGCATCATCACGATTCCGGTTGTAGTACATGTTCTTCACAGCGGACAGCCTATCGGAACCGGTCCCAACATTTCAGACAATCAGATTTTATCACAAATCACCGTACTCAATCAGGATTTCAGAAGGATGTCCGGCACCCCGGGATGGAATACAAGCAGTGTAGGCGGTGACGCACTTATTCAGTTCGCCCTGGCAAAAGTAGATCCCAAAGGGAATCCAACGAACGGAATTGACCGTGTTAAGTATTGTGATTATGATTTTGGTGAAGTTCCCACCAGGGTAAAACCAGAAACCGTATGGAATCCGGAAAAATATATGAACGTATGGATTTTTGACACTGCCGGGATCGGAGCTTTTGCCCAATTCCCGTCGACCTCAGATATTCCCGGAATTCCCTCATATGTAGGAGAAGCTGTCACTGACGGCATTACCGTAGACTATACGTTATTCGGCAGTGCTGATTATGACGACGGAACCTTTCACCTGAAAAATAATGACGTAAGAGGAAGGACCGCCACTCATGAAGTAGGCCACTTTTTAGGATTAAGGCATATCTGGGGTGATAATTTCTGCAGTACAGATTTTTGTGATGATACTCCGGTACATTATATGTCCAACTATGGCTGTCCCACCCATCCTAAACCTAACAGCTGCGGATCATCAGATGAAATGTTTGAAAACTATATGGATTACACGAGTGATGCCTGCAAAAATATTTTCACACAGGATCAGATTGCCCGAATGGCCGTTGTTCTCAACAACTCCCCCAGAAGAGCGGGGTTAAAATCATCTGTGGCGGATCAAGCTATTCCATTGTTTGCCAATGATGCTGAGCTTAAAATCGAAAGAAGCTGCAATACCAATACTGCCCAGTCCTGCACTCCTTATTATCTTGAATTCTCATTGTACAACCGGGGGACTGCCAACCTTACCTCTGCCGACATCAGCTATACCGTTTCCGGAGGCAGTACACAAACCTACCACTGGACGGGTTCTGTACTTCCCGGGCAATCCGACACCTTCAGTGTTCCTGTCCCTGCAGGAGCCGCTGCTGGTAATGTATTCGCCTATATTACAGAGGTCAATAACGTTACGGATCAAAGATCTTCCAACAATACTGCCATAGGCCGTTATATTCCTCCGGTTAATGTACAGAGCTATGGATTTTCATCGGTAAAGCTGCAGCTTCAATTGGATATGTATCCGTTTGAAACGGACTGGCAGCTGACCAACAGCACCGGAACTGTATTATATTCCGGAGGTCCTTATAGCAATAATTCCATGGGACTCATTACGGAAATCTGGAATCTAAATCCTGATGAATGCTATATTTTTACAATTAATGATAAGGCCGGCAATGGAATATGCTGTGGATTTGGCGAGGGAAAAATCACTTTGAAATCTGCGGATGATTCCGTTATTATTTATCATTGGATTGGAAAATTCAACCACACCCAATCCATTGCTTTCAAACTGGACAGCCAATTATCCACCAAAGAAACGGAAAAGCCTAAGCTTCAGATATTCCCGATCCCGGCCACCGATATTCTTTCTATCAGCAATGTGTCGGACAATACTGATTTCATTATCACCAATGAAGCAGGGCAAATGATCAGTTCAGGAAAGATCAGAAATAATATGATCCCTATTGCCCAGCTTACCCCAGGGAATTATATTTTATCCATCCTTGGAAAAGACAGCCGCATTCATTTAAAATTCATTAAAAAATAA
- a CDS encoding type 1 glutamine amidotransferase domain-containing protein: protein MSKKIAILATNGFEESELQSPKEYLEQQGWTAHIVSPKPGTIKAWAEKDWGKDYQVDKTLDEAQASEYDALVLPGGVINPDQLRTDDKALAFVQDFFQQRKPVAAICHGPQILINAEVVKGKNMTSVNSISKDLKNAGAYWEDREVVVDHGLVTSRTPKDLPAFNAKMVEEIREGKQ, encoded by the coding sequence ATGTCAAAAAAAATTGCAATTCTGGCAACAAACGGCTTTGAGGAAAGCGAACTTCAATCTCCAAAAGAATATTTAGAACAGCAGGGATGGACAGCTCATATTGTAAGTCCAAAGCCTGGAACGATCAAGGCCTGGGCAGAGAAAGACTGGGGTAAAGACTATCAGGTTGACAAGACACTGGACGAAGCACAGGCTTCCGAATATGATGCTTTAGTTTTGCCCGGAGGAGTCATCAATCCTGATCAGCTAAGAACAGATGATAAAGCTTTAGCATTTGTTCAGGACTTTTTTCAACAGCGCAAGCCCGTTGCCGCCATCTGTCATGGACCGCAGATTTTAATCAATGCTGAAGTGGTAAAAGGAAAAAATATGACCTCAGTGAATTCAATCAGTAAAGATCTGAAAAATGCAGGTGCTTATTGGGAAGATCGTGAAGTAGTGGTAGATCATGGGCTGGTAACAAGCAGAACTCCAAAAGACTTACCCGCTTTTAATGCGAAAATGGTAGAAGAGATCAGAGAAGGAAAACAATAA
- a CDS encoding RDD family protein, which yields MKISELKEKKIIHRPTRYFDESGKRIYNEFEYEIPYNPVHKSNETERLFAKIIDMIPFFLVFFILFHQPVFICLLLSVPGVIILGSFCEWYVGTTLGKKVFKLTILDDHGNHPGFIKSLQRNVLYLANFWPVFTDYIPPPNRTWEAETTQMNFSMHINNRLCKTYIVKESKIKEIKELLTQENIKAAW from the coding sequence ATGAAGATCTCCGAACTTAAAGAAAAGAAAATTATTCACAGGCCTACCCGGTACTTTGATGAGTCAGGAAAAAGGATCTATAATGAATTCGAATATGAAATTCCTTATAACCCCGTTCATAAAAGCAATGAGACAGAAAGGCTGTTTGCCAAGATTATTGACATGATTCCTTTTTTTCTGGTCTTCTTCATCCTTTTTCATCAGCCTGTTTTTATATGCCTTTTACTTTCTGTTCCCGGTGTTATTATTTTGGGGTCGTTCTGTGAATGGTATGTTGGAACAACCCTGGGAAAGAAAGTTTTTAAGCTTACAATCCTTGATGACCATGGAAATCATCCGGGATTTATAAAATCGCTGCAAAGAAATGTTTTGTACCTGGCCAATTTCTGGCCGGTCTTTACAGATTATATTCCACCGCCTAACCGTACCTGGGAAGCAGAAACTACACAAATGAATTTCAGTATGCATATAAACAATAGACTCTGCAAAACATATATCGTTAAAGAAAGCAAAATAAAAGAGATAAAAGAACTGCTTACACAGGAAAATATAAAGGCTGCCTGGTAA
- a CDS encoding right-handed parallel beta-helix repeat-containing protein, translating into MINNLSLLTINEFIDSQDPTLDKEIVTLIDQYSGELVNFKKHHLPVPANGRYLYRTKVNSDESIVYYKRIVSHEISIKIAEVYGDGNTDDSHAIQQLIDEMETGQVLHLDNKRYMLHQPLQINKAIKIKGSATKSSVSFPPFLITNNNDGIMINTSGAVLEGFGIYNIIWYTMSPNGHTGVKVNGSPASHAYDIILRDLTIRGYQTALDVNYLWSSQIQTVKTENCKVGILVRGQSVNNEISNNTSIAITPDYDIPGSRGIWFEGTASKEGWRIIDTFICNVYEGIYAENTSRVSILNSMIDFCRHVGIGIAEDCNNWNINSNYIALRQPGYGICLTNHVQGSKFTRGNKILDNDIVMYDHPETDHISIGINIAGKGSLYDDLRGNSVKGFKVYDIQAASGLKTTISYNKCLSEIHPNIMGNFITNDNVGTVYEQNLNDSLCLGKVNII; encoded by the coding sequence ATGATAAACAATTTGAGCTTACTGACCATTAATGAATTCATTGATTCTCAGGACCCTACTTTAGACAAAGAAATTGTAACATTGATCGATCAATATAGCGGAGAGCTTGTCAATTTCAAAAAACACCATCTGCCGGTTCCCGCCAACGGCCGCTATCTTTACCGTACCAAAGTCAACAGCGATGAGTCAATAGTGTATTATAAAAGAATCGTATCCCATGAGATCTCTATAAAAATTGCAGAAGTTTATGGTGACGGCAATACTGATGATTCCCATGCGATTCAGCAGCTTATTGATGAAATGGAAACAGGGCAGGTTTTGCATTTGGACAACAAAAGATATATGCTCCATCAGCCGTTACAGATCAATAAAGCGATCAAAATAAAAGGTTCCGCCACAAAAAGCAGCGTCAGCTTCCCTCCTTTTCTGATAACCAATAATAATGACGGCATTATGATCAACACCTCAGGAGCCGTGCTGGAAGGTTTTGGAATTTACAATATCATCTGGTACACTATGTCTCCTAACGGCCATACAGGAGTCAAAGTGAATGGTTCACCGGCAAGTCACGCTTATGATATCATCTTAAGAGATCTTACGATCAGGGGATATCAGACTGCATTAGATGTCAATTATCTATGGTCCTCACAAATTCAAACCGTAAAAACAGAGAACTGCAAGGTAGGAATCCTTGTCAGAGGACAGTCTGTCAATAATGAGATTTCCAATAACACCTCTATTGCTATTACCCCTGATTATGACATTCCCGGCAGCAGAGGAATCTGGTTTGAAGGAACGGCATCCAAAGAAGGATGGAGAATTATTGACACTTTCATCTGCAATGTTTACGAAGGAATTTATGCTGAAAATACATCCCGGGTCAGCATTTTGAACAGTATGATCGATTTTTGCAGACATGTTGGAATTGGTATTGCTGAAGATTGCAACAACTGGAATATTAACAGCAATTATATCGCCCTCCGGCAACCCGGATATGGAATCTGTTTAACCAATCATGTTCAGGGTTCAAAATTTACCCGTGGAAATAAAATTCTTGATAATGATATAGTCATGTATGATCATCCTGAAACGGATCATATCTCTATAGGAATCAATATTGCCGGAAAAGGTTCACTTTATGATGATCTAAGGGGAAATTCCGTCAAGGGTTTTAAAGTATATGACATACAAGCAGCATCCGGATTAAAAACGACAATCTCTTACAATAAATGCCTGTCTGAAATTCATCCCAATATTATGGGCAATTTTATTACGAATGATAATGTGGGAACGGTTTATGAGCAAAACCTGAATGATTCTTTATGCCTGGGAAAAGTAAATATAATCTAG
- the cas2 gene encoding CRISPR-associated endonuclease Cas2 yields the protein MNSERFNAYRIMWVLVLYDLPTETKANMRDASRFRKGLIDDGFTLFQFSMYVRHCPSRENAEVHIKRVKCMLPKAGKVAIMCITDKQFGDIEIFFARNKEEPPPTFQQLELF from the coding sequence ATGAATTCCGAAAGGTTTAACGCTTACAGAATTATGTGGGTCTTAGTATTATACGATCTTCCGACAGAAACAAAAGCAAACATGAGGGATGCCAGTCGTTTCCGCAAAGGTTTGATTGATGATGGTTTTACGCTGTTTCAATTTTCAATGTATGTCCGCCACTGTCCAAGCCGCGAAAATGCAGAGGTACATATCAAACGGGTTAAATGTATGCTGCCAAAAGCAGGAAAGGTAGCTATTATGTGCATTACGGATAAGCAGTTTGGAGATATTGAAATATTCTTTGCCAGAAATAAAGAAGAACCGCCACCTACATTCCAACAACTCGAATTATTCTAA